CGCGCTTTATCACCGTGGCCAACATCGAGAGCAAGGACCCGCAGCAGATCATCGCCGGTAACGAGAAAGTCGTTCGCCCGCGCCTGACCGACGCCGAGTTCTTCTTCAAGCAGGACAAGAAGCAGAAGCTGGAAGACTTCAACCTGCGCCTGCAGAACGTGGTGTTCCAGGAGAAACTCGGCAGCGTCTACGACAAAGCCGTACGTGTTTCCAAGCTGGCGGCCTACATTGCACCACGCATTGGTGGTGATGCAGCCTGGGCCGCGCGTGCCGGCTTGCTGTCCAAGTGCGACCTGGCCACCGAGATGGTCGGCGAATTCCCCGAGATGCAAGGCGTTGCCGGCTACTACTACGCCCTCAACGATGGCGAGCCGAACGATGTGGCCCTGGCGCTGAACGAGCAGTACATGCCGCGCGGTGCCGGTGCCGAGTTGCCGTCCACCCTCACGGGTGCAGCCGTGGCGATCGCCGACAAGCTGGACACCCTGGTCGGCATCTTCGGCATCGGCATGCTGCCCACCGGTAGCAAAGACCCGTACGCCCTGCGCCGTGCGGCCCTGGGGGTGCTGCGCATCCTGATCGACAAGAAGCTCGACCTCGACCTGACCCAGGCCGTGGTCTTCGCGGTCGGCCAATTCGGTGCCAAGGTCAAGCAGGCCGGCCTGGCCGAGCAAGTGCTGGAGTTCGTGTTCGACCGCCTGCGTGCGCGCTACGAGGACGAAGGCGTGGATGTTTCCGTCTACCTGTCGGTTCGTGCCCTGCAACCGGGTTCGGCATTGGACTTCGACCAGCGCGTACAAGCCGTGCAGGCGTTCCGCAAGTTGCCTGAGGCCGATGCGTTGGCTGCCGTGAACAAGCGCGTGTCGAACCTGCTGGGCAAGGCCGAAGGCATGAGCAACGTTGATGTCGACCCGGGCCTGTTTGCCGATGCCAAGGAGTTCTCGCTGAACTCAGCCATCGTCAAGGCAGAGAACGCCGTGAAACCGCTGATCGCCGAGCGCAACTACGCCGAAGCGCTGGCGCGCCTGGCGACCTTGCGTGAGCCGGTGGATGCGTTCTTCGAAGCGGTGATGATCAATGCCGAAGACGCAGGTGTGCGGAAAAACCGCTACGCCATGCTGGCGCGCCTGCGTGGTCTGTTCGTCAATATCGCCGACATTTCGACCCTGAGCTGACCATGCTGAAGCTGCTGATTCTCGATCGGGACGGTGTAATCAACTACGACTCCGACGCCTACATCAAATCGGTCGAGGAATGGATTCCAGTACCCGGCTCGATCGAGGCCATCGCGCAGTTGAGCAAAGCCGGCTGGACAGTGGCCATCGCCACCAACCAGTCCGGCATTGCCCGTGGCTACTATGACCTCGCCACCCTGGACGCCATGCATGCGCGCTTGCGCGCGTTGGTGGCTGAGCAGGGCGGCGAGGTGGGCTTGGTTGTGTACTGCCCCCATGGGCCGGACGAGGGCTGCGATTGCCGCAAACCCAAGCCGGGCATGTTGAAAACCATTGCAGAACATTACAACGTGCCGTTGGCTGGGATATGGTTCGTCGGGGACAGCCTCGGTGACCTGGAGGCGGCCAAGGCCGTCGACTCTCAGCCAGTTTTGGTAAAGACCGGGAAAGGCGAAAAGACCCAGGCGAAAAACCTGCCGGTAGGCACATTGATTTTTGACGATCTGGCGGCAGTTGCCGCAGAACTTATCAACAACTAGCCGCCCTCGACTTCCTGACCAAGGATTGTTCGGGAGTGCGCTGTTCAACAGGCGGGCCGTGTCCCGCAACGGTAAATGCCGCCATGTCGATCTTGCAGGCCATCAGAACCTTTTTCTTTTACCTGCTGCTGGGCACCAGTTCGTTTCTCTGGTGCACCCTGAGCTTTTTTATTGCGCCGTTCCTGCCGTTCAAGGCGCGCTATCGCTTTATCAACGTTTACTGGTGCCGCTGCGCGTTGTGGTTGGCCAAGGTATTCCTGAATATTCGCTTCGAGGTCAAGGGCGCGGAAAACGTCCCTGAGCAGCCCTGCGTGATTCTGTCGAACCACCAGAGCACATGGGAGACGTTCTTTCTCTCGGCTTACTTCTCGCCCTTGAGCCAGGTGCTCAAGCGCGAGTTGCTGTACGTGCCATTTTTCGGCTGGGCGATGGCCATGTTGCGTCCCATCGCCATTGACCGTGACAACCCCAAGGCCGCGCTCAAGCATGTGGCCAAGAAGGGCGACGAGCTGCTCAAAGACGGCGTGTGGGTGCTGATCTTCCCGGAGGGCACTCGCGTACCCTACGGCACCGTGGGCAAGTTCTCGCGAGGTGGGACTGCTTTGGCGGTCAACGCCAATCTGCCGGTACTGCCGATTGCGCATAACGCCGGCAAGTTCTGGCCGAAAACCGGCTGGGCCAAACGCGAAGGCACGATTACCGTGGTCATTGGCGAACCGATGTATGCCGAAGGCGAAGGCCCTCGCGCCATTGCGGCACTGAATGATCGCGCCGCGGCCTGGAACGAAGCGCAGCAACGCGCCATGGGTTCACTGCCACCGGAGCCGATCGTTGTGGATACACCCGTCGTATGATGTTCTGTGGATAACCTGTGCACGGTTTGTTGGCGAATGGCTTCTTTTTTACGTTAAAAAGCTGATTTTATTAGATATTTCAAAAAGGGATAAAATCTCGAAAAAGGTGCATAAGTTTTTCCAGCTATAAAAAAACCGGTCTTGATGACCGGTTTTTTGTGTTCGCCCCAAATGCCTCGCTTACTCCTCCAGCAAGGGCAACCGAAGGTTGAATACGGTGCCTTTACCCAATGTGCTTTCACAACTGATAACGCCCCTGTGACGCTCCACCACCGCCTTGACCATCGTCAGGCCCAGCCCCAGTCCTTCGCTGCCTTGGGCTGAATCAAAGCGCCGGTACTGGCTGAACAGTTCGGGCAAATCGTCTGGCGCTATGCCAGGGCCCTGATCGCTGATGCGGCATCCAAGCCAGCCGTCAGCAGCGGCATGACTCAACCTGACGGTGGTACCGGAAGGTGAGTACTTGACCGCATTCTCAAGCACATTGAATAACGCTCGAGTGAGCAGCGACTGATCGGCCAACACCATGCCTTCATCCGCCTCATCCAGGTCGTGGACCAAGTGGATGCCTTTGAGCTGAGCAATTACTGCCACTTGGTCGAAGGCATCCATCACCAACATGGCAAACAGCGTCGGCTGGAAGTGATAGCCATCGGCCTCGGCTTTGGCCAACTGCACGAATGACTCGGTGAGGCTCAACGCGCGTCGTACCTGCTGTTCGATCTGGGCAAATATCGGCGACTCGCTGCTGTGCACATCCAGCAATGCAAGGATCGCTGAGTGGGGGGCGCGCAAGTCGTGGGAAAGAAAGCGCAACATGGTTTCCCGATGCTGCTGGGCGTCACGCTCCTTACTCAGATCGGTAAGGCTTAATAGCCAGCCCAGGGCAAAATCGCCTTCGGCCGGTAGCAGGGGCGCAAGCTCCATGCGCAGGCTGCGCTGGTGGATATCGCGGAACTCGACCAGTTCCAGTTGCGCGAGGGCAGGGCGGACGCCGCCGTGCAGGGGTGGATAACCCAGGTCGGCCAGTTGCTCCAGGAGATTTTCAGCGACCAGGTCATTGCCGAACACATTCCGGGCGATACGATTGGCCAGCAGAATATTGCCTTGCGGATCGGTGATCAGCGTCGCCACCGGCAGGCACTCAAGGCCATCGGCCATGAAGCGCCGGGTATCTCGTGTGCGGCTGACCGCTTGCTCCAGCGCGAAGATGCGCGACTGCAACACGTCGCCTCGGCTGGCGGGCGCACGGCGGCGTTCAGGCAGGACCTTGGGCTCGTCGTCCAGGCGCGCCAACTCCCAGCCGAAATAGGCGAGAATTACACTCAGTCGGCGCCAATTCCAGATCAGGTAGCTGAGCAACAAACCGATCAGGCAAGCGGCCGGCGACCACCAGTGCCCCATGCGTAACAACGTCCAGGCGCCGACCAACGCGATGAACATGCAGCCCAGCGTCATCCAGAGCGCATAGCGTGGCCGGTAGAGCAGCAACGCCAACAACAGCGCCACCAGTGAGGTCGCTATCAACGCCGCAAGCCATCCTGGAACATCTTCAATACTGCGACCTTGTAATAATCCATTGAGTACGTTGGCCTGAATGTCCAGCCCTGCGGTAGTACCAGCCGTGGAAAAGAGGGGTGTAACAAAACGATCCCCCATTGCAGACGCGTTTGCCCCCACCAGAATCAAACGGTCACGCAGTTGTGCCGGTGGCACCTCACCGTGCAATACGCTGACATAGGACACGCTGGGGAAGTGGCTATGAACAGGGATGGAGGGGATGCGGATCGCATGATCTCGGTGCCAGCGTTGCGGTGTCGATACCAGCGGCCCGCCGGGCATTTGTCGTGGTTCAACGGCCATTTGGTAAGCCAGCCAGGCAAGCTGCGGGACCATCGCATCAGCTGGTCCTTCACGCAGATACAGGCTGCGCACCACGCCGTCGCTGTCGGCTTCAACATTGATATGACCCAAGCCCCTGGCACATTTGAGTAATGGCAGCCTGTGCGCTTCGGCCTGGCCGTCGCCTGTGGAGTCGTCCTGCACCAAAGGCAGCACCACGTTGCCGGCGTTGCATAGCGCATCCGCCAGACGCTTATCGCCAGCGGGTTCTTCGGGCTCACTGAAGATCACGTCGAACAGAATCCCGGCCGGCTGCGCAGCGCTGAGGCGATCAATCAGATCAGCATGCAGGGTACGAGGCCAAGGCCATTGCCCGAGTTTCTTGAGGCTGGGCTCGTCGATGGTCACCAGCAAAATACGCGGATCTACCGGCAGCGACGTCAAGCGCAGCAGGCTGTCATACAGCGGGTTACTCAAGGCCAGCCCAGGACTCACCGACAGGTAGGCAGTTATAGGCAGCAGCAGCAAACCGATCCACAGCCATTCACGCACCAACCCGCGGAACAAGCGCTGGGCATGGGTCGGTTGCCGCTTCTCGGCCTTACCCCAGAGCATCATAGGTCACCGCGCCGGTGTTGGAGGAGGGTACTAAACATTGTCGTGGTTTCACTTCTGCTCGCGGGAAGCCCATTCTCGCCCAATCGGAAAAGTTTTCCTGCACGATGTTCATTGAGGCTCCGCCGTGGCGACTTGAAAGCGGTGAGGTGAGGGCGGCTCCGCTATGTGCACCGAGGAGTCTACGACGGCACATGTGTCGGCTGAGCCTTTTCCTTACTATCGGGAGTCGGTATCTTTCCTGCCTGGGTAGAAACGTTTTCCAATGAGTTAAGCACTCTTGGAAATGAGCCTACCGAGAGATCCAGGGGGGCGTTGGTTCTGAGCACAATTCTTCAGATTCAACGACCGGCATCTGCGCAGTACGTGCCTTGATGAGGACGACGGCTGCCGTACTCTTCAAGACGAAAGGACCCACCCATGCGTGTCGCAATACTGGATGACGAACCCGCGGAATTACGCCGGGTGGAACAGACACTGCGACAAATCCCAGGTACTGCGGAACAGCCTTGGGCCCTGCATTGTTTCGAGCGTGGGGAAGACCTGCTGCGTCAACTGCGACGGGAAACCT
The sequence above is drawn from the Pseudomonas quebecensis genome and encodes:
- the glyS gene encoding glycine--tRNA ligase subunit beta codes for the protein MSAQDFLVELGTEELPPKALNTLADAFLAGIEKGLQTAGLKFEAKKVYAAPRRLAVLLTALETQQPDRSINLDGPPRQAAFDAEGNPTQAALGFAKKCGVELSDIDQSGPKLRFSQVITGKPTASLLPTIVEDSLNDLPIPKRMRWGARKEEFVRPTQWLVMLLGDQVIDCTILAQKAGRDSRGHRFHHPQSVRITSPANYLNDLRGAYVLADANERRELISKRTEELARLQEGTAIVPPNLLDEVTALVEWPVPLVCSFEERFLDVPQEALITTMQDNQKYFCLLDADGKLLPRFITVANIESKDPQQIIAGNEKVVRPRLTDAEFFFKQDKKQKLEDFNLRLQNVVFQEKLGSVYDKAVRVSKLAAYIAPRIGGDAAWAARAGLLSKCDLATEMVGEFPEMQGVAGYYYALNDGEPNDVALALNEQYMPRGAGAELPSTLTGAAVAIADKLDTLVGIFGIGMLPTGSKDPYALRRAALGVLRILIDKKLDLDLTQAVVFAVGQFGAKVKQAGLAEQVLEFVFDRLRARYEDEGVDVSVYLSVRALQPGSALDFDQRVQAVQAFRKLPEADALAAVNKRVSNLLGKAEGMSNVDVDPGLFADAKEFSLNSAIVKAENAVKPLIAERNYAEALARLATLREPVDAFFEAVMINAEDAGVRKNRYAMLARLRGLFVNIADISTLS
- the gmhB gene encoding D-glycero-beta-D-manno-heptose 1,7-bisphosphate 7-phosphatase, coding for MLKLLILDRDGVINYDSDAYIKSVEEWIPVPGSIEAIAQLSKAGWTVAIATNQSGIARGYYDLATLDAMHARLRALVAEQGGEVGLVVYCPHGPDEGCDCRKPKPGMLKTIAEHYNVPLAGIWFVGDSLGDLEAAKAVDSQPVLVKTGKGEKTQAKNLPVGTLIFDDLAAVAAELINN
- a CDS encoding lysophospholipid acyltransferase family protein, whose protein sequence is MSILQAIRTFFFYLLLGTSSFLWCTLSFFIAPFLPFKARYRFINVYWCRCALWLAKVFLNIRFEVKGAENVPEQPCVILSNHQSTWETFFLSAYFSPLSQVLKRELLYVPFFGWAMAMLRPIAIDRDNPKAALKHVAKKGDELLKDGVWVLIFPEGTRVPYGTVGKFSRGGTALAVNANLPVLPIAHNAGKFWPKTGWAKREGTITVVIGEPMYAEGEGPRAIAALNDRAAAWNEAQQRAMGSLPPEPIVVDTPVV
- a CDS encoding CHASE2 and HATPase_c domain-containing protein; this encodes MMLWGKAEKRQPTHAQRLFRGLVREWLWIGLLLLPITAYLSVSPGLALSNPLYDSLLRLTSLPVDPRILLVTIDEPSLKKLGQWPWPRTLHADLIDRLSAAQPAGILFDVIFSEPEEPAGDKRLADALCNAGNVVLPLVQDDSTGDGQAEAHRLPLLKCARGLGHINVEADSDGVVRSLYLREGPADAMVPQLAWLAYQMAVEPRQMPGGPLVSTPQRWHRDHAIRIPSIPVHSHFPSVSYVSVLHGEVPPAQLRDRLILVGANASAMGDRFVTPLFSTAGTTAGLDIQANVLNGLLQGRSIEDVPGWLAALIATSLVALLLALLLYRPRYALWMTLGCMFIALVGAWTLLRMGHWWSPAACLIGLLLSYLIWNWRRLSVILAYFGWELARLDDEPKVLPERRRAPASRGDVLQSRIFALEQAVSRTRDTRRFMADGLECLPVATLITDPQGNILLANRIARNVFGNDLVAENLLEQLADLGYPPLHGGVRPALAQLELVEFRDIHQRSLRMELAPLLPAEGDFALGWLLSLTDLSKERDAQQHRETMLRFLSHDLRAPHSAILALLDVHSSESPIFAQIEQQVRRALSLTESFVQLAKAEADGYHFQPTLFAMLVMDAFDQVAVIAQLKGIHLVHDLDEADEGMVLADQSLLTRALFNVLENAVKYSPSGTTVRLSHAAADGWLGCRISDQGPGIAPDDLPELFSQYRRFDSAQGSEGLGLGLTMVKAVVERHRGVISCESTLGKGTVFNLRLPLLEE